In Vigna unguiculata cultivar IT97K-499-35 chromosome 3, ASM411807v1, whole genome shotgun sequence, a single genomic region encodes these proteins:
- the LOC114175499 gene encoding short-chain dehydrogenase cctT-like — protein sequence MSERKVVLVTGCGKGGIGYEYCKAFAEKKCHVFASDISARMQDMSELQSDNIETLELDVCCDESVSSAVANVISKHGRIDILVNNAGIGSTGPLAELALDRIRKAWEINTLGQLRMVQHVVPHMAMRRSGSIVNVGSVVGEVATPWAGSYCGSKAAVHAMSNSLRLELRPFGINVVLVLPASVRSNFGRANTERLGNYEWKLYKDFKEAIEERGRASQGDKATDGRVFARHVVKKVLRPKPPKQIAFGHMTALFAFLSWSPLWVRDQFFASRFGLTKKV from the coding sequence ATGAGTGAGCGCAAAGTAGTTCTAGTGACTGGGTGTGGCAAAGGTGGCATCGGCTACGAATACTGTAAGGCATTTGCTGAGAAAAAATGCCACGTTTTTGCCTCTGACATCTCAGCACGGATGCAAGACATGTCAGAGTTGCAGTCAGATAACATAGAGACATTGGAGCTTGATGTGTGTTGTGATGAGAGCGTGTCTTCGGCTGTTGCGAATGTTATATCAAAACATGGTCGCATAGATATATTGGTTAATAATGCTGGAATAGGTAGCACTGGGCCATTGGCCGAGTTGGCACTAGATAGAATTAGAAAGGCTTGGGAAATCAACACACTAGGGCAACTAAGAATGGTGCAGCATGTGGTGCCTCACATGGCTATGAGAAGAAGTGGTAGTATAGTAAATGTTGGAAGCGTGGTAGGGGAAGTTGCAACCCCTTGGGCAGGGTCTTATTGTGGTAGCAAAGCTGCAGTGCATGCCATGTCAAACAGTTTGCGGCTAGAACTCAGGCCTTTTGGGATCAACGTAGTTCTTGTTTTGCCAGCCTCTGTGAGATCAAACTTTGGGAGGGCCAATACGGAGAGATTGGGTAATTATGAGTGGAAGCTTTATAAGGACTTTAAAGAGGCGATTGAAGAACGAGGTAGAGCTTCTCAGGGTGACAAAGCAACGGATGGTAGAGTTTTTGCAAGACATGTGGTTAAAAAGGTTTTACGCCCTAAACCACCAAAGCAAATTGCTTTTGGTCACATGACAGCTTTGTTTGCCTTCCTCTCATGGTCTCCCCTCTGGGTGAGAGATCAATTTTTCGCATCCCGTTTTGGCCTAACCAAGAAAGTTTAA